In one window of Psychrobacter sp. P2G3 DNA:
- a CDS encoding LytTR family DNA-binding domain-containing protein: MNVYVIEDEILARQELIYLLHDTGKIKVIGEAEDTHQALWDINEKQPDAVFLDIELENGNGLDLAKQFNNMKKRPMVVFVTAYGEYALDAFELDAIDYIVKPIDKVRLLKAVDKLANLNSTSHLENNVELVPSINKEKKHSITVKENDRIIVIDTKDILYIGTENRQAYIQTLEKKYLTDTLLYKMKEKLGNNFIQVHRGYIVNIKQIAVLEPWFNRTYLIVLKNGSKISVSRSYVKAIKKALGL; the protein is encoded by the coding sequence ATGAATGTGTATGTTATTGAGGATGAGATATTAGCTAGGCAAGAGCTGATTTATCTTCTACATGATACAGGGAAGATAAAAGTGATCGGTGAGGCAGAAGACACGCATCAGGCGTTATGGGATATTAATGAGAAGCAACCCGACGCTGTGTTTTTGGATATAGAACTTGAAAATGGTAACGGCCTTGATCTTGCAAAGCAATTTAACAATATGAAAAAACGTCCTATGGTTGTATTCGTAACTGCTTATGGTGAGTACGCATTAGACGCCTTTGAGCTTGATGCTATAGATTATATCGTTAAGCCCATTGATAAAGTCAGGCTACTAAAAGCGGTGGACAAGTTAGCAAACTTGAATAGTACGTCTCATTTAGAGAATAATGTTGAACTCGTACCCTCAATAAATAAAGAGAAAAAACATAGCATTACAGTAAAAGAAAATGATCGAATCATTGTCATCGATACTAAAGATATTCTATATATTGGTACTGAAAATCGTCAAGCTTATATTCAAACCCTAGAAAAAAAATACCTAACAGATACCTTACTTTATAAAATGAAGGAAAAACTTGGTAATAATTTTATCCAAGTGCATAGAGGCTATATCGTTAATATCAAACAAATAGCAGTTTTAGAGCCTTGGTTCAATCGAACTTATTTAATTGTACTAAAAAATGGCTCTAAAATCTCGGTAAGTCGCTCGTACGTTAAAGCAATCAAAAAAGCGCTTGGATTATAA
- a CDS encoding LytS/YhcK type 5TM receptor domain-containing protein gives MWEILTQMLSRMTLIITIAFLITRLSIFRKMIYHRVGIVDLFFLTMIFGMFGVIGNYTALVVEPGNHTIISDLWNPTLQSNNAVVDTRNIGIIIGGFFAGPIVGVGASLIAGAHRLLMGGFISSATFWVSILGGCLAGWFGYKWRGVGLIKPKYMFFISIVILTIQILVIPVLTADYTAALTLISFTGPPIIIINSIGIWICAMIFYNAIQEEERTRANQTVKTFSIADQTFSLFRSGLNENSAKKSTEIIKKLTAVEHVAITRGLRELAYTGEVTNQKRNDKEDLISRKLVLATGKSVLNESKSKWLFSNKPNSRASVVVPFCVKNKVIGTLSFYYRSSAHITSVEKELIEGLGKLFSNQLELGEIERHNQLLQSAKIESLQSQLQPHFLFNALNTIVALCRIDPMLARNLLVHLSTYLRNNLTGIGDFLVPIYKEMDNVQAYLAIEQARFPDKFAMRIEIDSDLMDYLIPPFIIQPLVENAIKHGGFKRLQVKGAVCIEIKKVSEILISIKVSDNGVGIESNRIVDLGERVVTSSKDGSGTALFNIKERLTALYNQEVRFSVDSDIGIGTCVSIILPAKD, from the coding sequence ATGTGGGAAATACTGACACAAATGCTATCAAGAATGACCCTTATTATCACTATTGCTTTTTTGATAACTAGACTATCTATCTTTAGAAAAATGATTTACCACCGAGTTGGAATAGTTGACTTATTTTTCTTAACCATGATATTCGGTATGTTTGGAGTAATTGGTAATTATACGGCCCTTGTTGTAGAACCAGGGAACCATACCATTATATCTGATTTATGGAACCCTACTCTTCAATCAAACAATGCAGTAGTGGACACACGAAATATTGGCATCATTATCGGTGGATTTTTTGCAGGTCCGATAGTTGGTGTAGGAGCCTCTCTAATTGCAGGAGCTCATCGCTTACTAATGGGTGGCTTTATCAGCAGCGCTACTTTTTGGGTATCTATTTTAGGCGGTTGCCTTGCAGGATGGTTTGGATATAAGTGGCGCGGAGTAGGTTTAATCAAGCCCAAATATATGTTTTTTATTAGTATTGTTATTTTAACCATTCAAATTTTAGTCATTCCAGTCTTAACTGCCGATTATACTGCTGCTCTTACATTAATTAGTTTTACAGGTCCCCCAATTATCATTATAAATAGTATTGGTATATGGATTTGTGCGATGATTTTTTATAATGCCATACAAGAAGAAGAGCGAACGAGAGCAAATCAAACGGTCAAAACATTCTCAATTGCTGATCAAACCTTTTCCTTATTTCGATCGGGTTTGAATGAAAACTCGGCTAAAAAAAGTACAGAAATTATTAAAAAATTAACTGCTGTAGAGCATGTAGCGATTACTAGAGGGTTACGTGAGCTGGCTTATACTGGAGAAGTAACCAATCAAAAGAGAAATGATAAAGAAGATTTGATTTCGCGTAAGTTAGTTTTAGCAACGGGCAAATCCGTATTAAATGAATCAAAGTCAAAATGGCTGTTTTCGAATAAACCTAATAGTAGAGCTTCTGTGGTAGTCCCATTTTGCGTAAAAAATAAGGTAATTGGTACCCTTAGCTTCTACTATAGAAGCTCAGCACACATTACTTCCGTCGAAAAAGAGTTGATCGAAGGATTAGGGAAGCTGTTCTCAAATCAGTTAGAGCTTGGTGAGATTGAGCGTCATAACCAACTACTACAAAGTGCAAAAATCGAATCACTACAATCCCAACTGCAGCCGCATTTTTTATTTAATGCTCTTAATACTATCGTCGCTTTATGTAGAATTGATCCAATGCTGGCGCGAAATCTATTAGTACATTTATCAACTTATTTACGAAATAATTTGACAGGTATTGGCGATTTTTTGGTCCCTATCTATAAAGAAATGGATAATGTACAGGCCTATTTAGCTATTGAGCAAGCTCGCTTTCCAGACAAGTTTGCGATGCGTATAGAGATAGATTCTGATTTAATGGATTATCTTATTCCTCCATTTATCATTCAACCCTTAGTTGAAAACGCGATAAAGCATGGTGGATTTAAAAGGTTACAAGTAAAAGGTGCGGTTTGTATTGAAATTAAAAAAGTATCAGAGATCTTAATTTCAATCAAAGTATCTGACAATGGCGTTGGTATTGAATCAAACCGAATAGTGGATTTAGGTGAGCGTGTTGTAACCTCGTCTAAAGATGGAAGTGGTACTGCACTTTTTAATATAAAAGAACGACTGACAGCATTGTATAATCAAGAGGTCCGCTTTAGTGTAGATAGTGATATTGGTATAGGAACTTGTGTTTCAATTATATTGCCAGCTAAAGATTAG
- a CDS encoding TerD family protein has product MSQAQPQKLVAGANAPLPTDNISIRILSQNAIDCAAYRLTSEGKVRGDGDMIFYGQTRSDDGSVSFRGHDSDGFFDINLPVQPASIEKIALAFSSAQTLAQVGDVDIQVLQGSQILMTCQLSSTGRNEKAIILAECYRRQGSWKFRFIAQGFEGGLKPLSEHFGVEIADEAPAQSQAQSQGQNQSQPINTQRPINTQKAGSSANKASTPPPIPTSSTSPSINLSKITLTKNQSSINLKKRDDFGKISVNLNWNQRPNIDKQAPKKGLLGDLFKQHGKGGIDLDVGAMIHLKNGEKTLIQALGNRFGNLQSAPYVLLRADDRTGQVSGGEWLDINGQQWSQIEEVFIFAFIYEGAPNWAQTDGVVTIHVPDQPPIETRLTEGTGNLPMCGIARLVNQQGSINVERINQYFKGHQEMDKAFNWGFSWKRGRK; this is encoded by the coding sequence ATGAGTCAAGCCCAACCTCAAAAACTGGTTGCAGGTGCTAATGCACCACTACCAACTGATAATATTAGTATCAGAATTTTAAGCCAAAATGCTATCGATTGTGCCGCTTATCGCCTAACAAGTGAAGGTAAAGTACGCGGCGATGGTGACATGATATTTTATGGACAGACGCGTAGTGATGATGGTAGCGTGAGTTTCCGAGGTCATGATAGCGATGGGTTTTTTGATATCAACTTGCCTGTGCAGCCCGCGAGTATTGAGAAGATTGCCCTTGCGTTTTCTAGCGCGCAGACGCTTGCTCAAGTCGGCGATGTAGATATTCAAGTGCTACAAGGCAGCCAAATATTGATGACTTGCCAACTTAGTAGCACTGGACGTAATGAAAAAGCCATTATCTTAGCTGAATGTTATCGTCGGCAAGGTAGCTGGAAGTTTCGCTTTATCGCTCAAGGTTTTGAAGGTGGTCTTAAACCGTTGTCTGAGCATTTCGGTGTTGAGATTGCGGATGAAGCGCCGGCTCAGTCCCAAGCTCAAAGTCAAGGTCAGAACCAGTCACAACCTATCAATACCCAAAGACCTATTAACACGCAAAAAGCAGGCAGTTCTGCAAATAAAGCAAGTACACCACCACCGATTCCTACAAGCTCCACTAGCCCTTCAATCAATTTAAGCAAAATCACCTTAACCAAAAACCAATCTAGTATTAATCTTAAAAAACGCGATGATTTTGGCAAAATATCTGTCAACCTAAACTGGAACCAACGCCCAAATATTGACAAGCAAGCGCCTAAAAAAGGCTTGCTAGGCGATTTATTTAAGCAGCATGGTAAAGGCGGTATTGATCTCGACGTTGGTGCAATGATTCATCTGAAAAATGGCGAAAAAACACTGATTCAAGCCTTGGGAAATCGCTTCGGTAATCTACAATCAGCGCCTTATGTGTTGTTACGTGCTGATGATAGAACCGGACAAGTCAGCGGCGGTGAGTGGCTTGATATTAATGGTCAACAGTGGTCACAGATTGAGGAAGTATTCATCTTTGCTTTTATCTACGAAGGTGCACCGAACTGGGCGCAAACGGATGGGGTAGTGACCATTCATGTGCCAGATCAGCCACCCATCGAAACACGATTAACGGAAGGGACAGGCAATTTGCCGATGTGCGGTATTGCACGTTTGGTCAACCAGCAAGGTAGTATCAATGTTGAGCGTATTAACCAATATTTTAAAGGCCATCAAGAAATGGACAAAGCCTTTAACTGGGGATTTAGTTGGAAGCGTGGGCGCAAGTAG
- a CDS encoding ATP-grasp domain-containing protein — protein MDNSENTNRNTTVAAWLAEGQSSQRDMLASLQSLKTRFDTPFNIIASHRHNRPEIFEFADSFYLEPSLNPLDDNEQPIPEAIIPRWQFVLEQAKQHNVKVLLTGRNGIDYEAQREAFSAAGIRLLTGATSVVALESIDDKFAFMQHCHLHNIPVADAWRFDNTAELDALLAEHGHQPLCVKPVTGIFAQGFWRLDSGKEEDETYDSFEHLYFTEEKKINTDQFLNAYTNSQMIHERPIPMLLMPYLSGQEYSIDVVCEYGEVLAAITRHKTGKIQHIGYERSVMDVVIPLIKVFGCDGIVSVQTKADDAGQQRVLEINSRPSGGIGYTTHSGVDLTQVGFSYWLGLTEKPDLDDIIQKITPCQVRSIMTSVMIDD, from the coding sequence ATGGATAACTCTGAAAACACCAATCGTAATACAACAGTAGCCGCTTGGTTAGCTGAAGGTCAATCCAGCCAGCGTGATATGTTAGCAAGCTTGCAATCCCTAAAAACCAGATTTGATACGCCATTTAATATCATTGCGTCCCATCGCCACAATAGACCTGAGATTTTTGAATTTGCTGATAGTTTTTACCTTGAGCCATCTTTAAATCCCTTAGATGATAATGAGCAACCGATACCCGAAGCTATTATTCCACGCTGGCAATTTGTACTGGAACAAGCCAAGCAGCATAACGTGAAAGTGCTACTTACGGGTCGCAATGGTATCGACTACGAGGCGCAGCGCGAAGCATTTAGTGCGGCTGGTATTCGTCTATTGACAGGGGCAACTAGCGTAGTAGCATTAGAATCAATCGATGACAAGTTTGCCTTTATGCAGCATTGCCACTTGCATAATATTCCAGTTGCAGATGCGTGGCGTTTTGATAATACTGCTGAACTTGACGCTTTACTTGCCGAACATGGTCATCAACCATTATGTGTTAAGCCTGTTACCGGTATATTTGCACAAGGATTTTGGCGACTTGATTCAGGTAAAGAAGAGGATGAGACCTACGATAGCTTTGAGCATCTGTACTTTACCGAAGAGAAGAAGATTAATACCGACCAGTTTTTGAATGCCTATACTAATAGCCAAATGATACACGAACGTCCTATTCCAATGCTGTTGATGCCTTACTTATCAGGGCAAGAGTATTCTATCGATGTTGTGTGCGAATATGGTGAAGTCTTAGCAGCAATCACTCGCCATAAAACCGGTAAAATCCAGCACATCGGCTATGAGCGGTCAGTTATGGATGTCGTCATTCCATTGATTAAAGTTTTTGGCTGCGATGGTATCGTCAGTGTACAGACTAAGGCAGATGATGCTGGCCAGCAGCGCGTCCTTGAGATTAACAGTCGCCCATCAGGTGGTATTGGCTATACGACTCACAGCGGTGTAGACTTAACGCAAGTAGGATTTTCCTATTGGTTAGGCTTAACTGAAAAACCTGATTTAGATGATATCATCCAGAAGATTACACCTTGTCAAGTACGCTCCATTATGACAAGTGTCATGATCGATGATTAG
- a CDS encoding MHYT domain-containing protein produces the protein MIEVQYDMLLVLVSYAIAVFGSYVGLNLAIRVPAAKPGSDLYFWVALSSIAIGGAIWSMHYIGMMAVDMQMPVTYNIGMTIVSMLLAIVFVAVGIIIVGRGTPSIAKLLGGGTLTGLGVAAMHYTGMASMQMDATMSYNTTLLIASIVIAIVAAIAALWLAFNLRGNLQRFGSAFIMGIAVCGMHYTGMAAMEMTHTGEMMSMGYNNSSAFTSSLTIFVGSVIVLSLLWAAASYNAPKKATLVFGE, from the coding sequence ATGATTGAAGTTCAATATGACATGCTTTTGGTGCTTGTTTCATACGCGATTGCAGTATTTGGTTCTTATGTTGGTTTAAACCTTGCTATTCGGGTTCCAGCTGCAAAACCAGGATCAGATCTATATTTTTGGGTAGCGTTATCTTCAATTGCTATTGGTGGCGCAATTTGGTCAATGCACTACATTGGTATGATGGCAGTCGATATGCAGATGCCTGTTACTTATAATATCGGTATGACAATTGTCTCTATGTTGCTTGCAATTGTGTTTGTTGCAGTTGGAATTATTATCGTAGGCCGTGGTACACCAAGCATTGCCAAATTATTAGGCGGCGGTACACTAACGGGTCTTGGCGTTGCAGCGATGCATTACACTGGTATGGCTTCAATGCAGATGGATGCAACTATGTCGTACAACACGACACTTTTAATTGCCTCAATTGTTATTGCTATCGTAGCCGCTATTGCAGCACTGTGGTTGGCATTTAACCTACGTGGAAATCTACAACGTTTTGGTAGCGCGTTCATCATGGGTATAGCAGTTTGCGGTATGCACTATACTGGTATGGCGGCTATGGAGATGACTCATACAGGTGAAATGATGTCTATGGGTTATAATAATTCAAGCGCGTTTACTTCATCGCTTACTATCTTTGTAGGTTCGGTAATTGTATTGAGCTTGCTATGGGCCGCTGCTTCTTATAACGCACCTAAGAAAGCAACTCTAGTATTTGGCGAGTAA
- a CDS encoding phosphoribosyltransferase domain-containing protein, whose translation MSNKQHSTTINLPRGNLDLTYQLNDTSGSKATYQLEELLSFAQRINPKRAFLFVSKVLGRHIPVAPSTMRSAFTDLANLVPNDLPEPILVIGMAETAVGLSAGVHQALQTRYPNALLLNSTRHAQHSGNNDKSSDSLLTTFSEDHSHASQHLIYQSSDKVTQEQLLASKTLIMVDDEASTGNTCVNVVTALRNAGLAQLEQVHLTTLVDWSLNQNQGTADADDTISTRLPNIDFHRHHLLSGAWQWTDAPDPEPIIMPSVDTTEAGSQPLGNTGNWGRFPTLDSTDGFDNYLEKFQTAFTRFSEQAQFDKKQLPERILVLGSNEFVWLPFLLAEWLEQTASLNSDNQTVKFSALTRSPIALGGAITTMLSFSDNYGLGMTNFAYNVEPSDWDLIVLCVETASDSVDDMWQGLDNVLVVSPTL comes from the coding sequence ATGTCAAATAAGCAACACAGCACCACTATTAACTTACCGCGAGGTAATCTTGATCTCACCTATCAACTTAACGATACTTCAGGTAGTAAAGCGACTTATCAACTAGAAGAACTATTGAGCTTTGCGCAACGTATAAACCCCAAACGCGCATTTCTATTCGTCTCAAAAGTCTTAGGTCGTCATATTCCAGTCGCACCTAGTACCATGCGCAGTGCTTTTACTGATTTGGCAAATTTAGTACCTAATGATTTACCCGAGCCGATTTTGGTCATTGGTATGGCAGAGACTGCCGTTGGGCTATCTGCTGGTGTGCATCAAGCGCTACAAACGCGCTATCCGAATGCACTACTATTAAACTCTACGCGTCATGCGCAACATAGTGGCAATAATGACAAAAGCAGCGACTCTTTGTTGACCACTTTTAGCGAAGACCACAGTCATGCCAGCCAACATTTAATTTATCAAAGCTCTGATAAAGTCACCCAAGAGCAATTACTTGCTAGCAAGACGCTTATTATGGTCGATGATGAAGCCTCAACGGGCAATACTTGCGTCAATGTCGTGACTGCCCTACGTAATGCTGGACTCGCACAATTAGAGCAAGTACATCTCACCACTTTGGTTGATTGGTCCCTAAATCAGAATCAGGGTACAGCTGATGCAGACGATACAATATCTACTCGTTTGCCTAATATAGACTTTCATCGTCATCATTTATTGTCTGGTGCATGGCAATGGACGGATGCACCCGACCCTGAACCTATTATCATGCCATCGGTCGATACGACAGAGGCTGGCAGTCAGCCATTAGGCAACACTGGTAATTGGGGACGCTTCCCAACGCTAGATAGCACAGATGGATTTGATAATTATCTGGAGAAGTTTCAAACTGCATTTACGCGTTTTAGTGAGCAAGCACAGTTTGATAAAAAGCAATTACCTGAGCGGATTTTGGTATTGGGTAGTAATGAGTTTGTGTGGTTGCCGTTTTTATTGGCGGAATGGCTTGAGCAAACTGCTAGCTTAAATAGTGACAATCAGACAGTTAAATTTAGCGCCTTGACACGCTCACCGATTGCACTTGGTGGTGCGATTACCACCATGCTAAGCTTTAGCGACAATTATGGTCTAGGTATGACCAATTTTGCTTATAACGTTGAGCCAAGCGATTGGGATTTGATTGTGCTTTGTGTAGAAACGGCTTCTGATAGCGTGGATGACATGTGGCAAGGTTTGGATAATGTGTTGGTGGTGAGTCCTACACTTTGA
- a CDS encoding HAD hydrolase family protein → MTTPFFKTSPDIIKPYALMDLDDTLFQTQRKIDAWDLPMAESENLVCATVNKKGEPLSFMSQRQASFFNWLLASTELIVVTARDRSEIKRVKLPFDSWQVLTHGAIILTADGELLSAWQQHMYEQLSLLQDKLHQLSQLFADHSRKDDSQLVFTPHIDSFNNGSANEELTIYLAIKHAQKNHQALVELAAQLPNLIRDFDQDFYVHVNANNLAILPHAVHKHHAVQFLLDHHLDSQRPSFGFGDSLADLPFLQLLDWYGMPNHGQLHDNLNS, encoded by the coding sequence ATGACTACCCCATTCTTCAAGACCAGTCCCGACATCATCAAACCCTACGCGCTAATGGATTTGGACGATACGCTTTTTCAAACCCAACGCAAAATTGATGCATGGGATTTGCCAATGGCTGAGTCTGAAAACTTAGTCTGCGCCACGGTTAATAAAAAAGGCGAGCCGTTAAGTTTTATGAGCCAGCGCCAAGCGTCATTCTTTAATTGGTTGCTTGCTAGCACTGAATTAATAGTAGTAACCGCGCGCGACCGTAGCGAAATCAAACGTGTAAAGCTACCTTTTGACAGTTGGCAAGTTTTGACTCATGGCGCGATTATTTTAACAGCTGATGGCGAACTATTAAGCGCATGGCAACAGCATATGTATGAGCAGCTTAGCCTCTTGCAAGACAAACTTCACCAGCTAAGCCAATTATTCGCGGATCACAGTAGAAAAGATGACAGTCAATTGGTATTTACACCGCATATTGATAGCTTTAATAATGGTTCTGCTAATGAGGAGCTCACCATTTATCTGGCTATTAAACATGCGCAAAAAAACCATCAAGCGCTAGTAGAATTAGCTGCACAGTTACCTAATCTAATACGTGATTTTGATCAGGATTTTTATGTGCACGTCAACGCAAATAATCTCGCAATACTGCCACATGCGGTTCATAAGCATCATGCGGTACAGTTTTTATTAGACCATCATTTAGACAGTCAACGTCCGAGTTTTGGCTTTGGTGACAGTCTGGCAGATTTACCTTTTCTGCAACTGCTTGACTGGTATGGTATGCCTAATCATGGTCAACTGCACGACAATCTTAACTCTTAA
- a CDS encoding cysteine protease StiP domain-containing protein produces the protein MTTPNIQKLDKYGSGSYLASDVTVLLDIVDKDAVADVPVSKKEALIQSGQRHYSDMLTLEKAPSAMHEQLYAQALEQGTNRTATDIANLAHTLHNTFEQTVSAERPLILVSLVRAGLPVGVLLQRALSDNERSDADSDYSLPSVHYGISIIRDRGLDPVALQMILHAYPDSPIVFVDGWTGKGAIYQELAHSLEVFSDPSHPNFANIFHQGKDAIPLLTLADPAGVAWLAASEEDWLIPSGLLNSTVSGLISRSLYTEPQSGLHRSVFYDNLVEADHSLAFIDHIDTARRALTIPLQRLPTFKQPRYQTADLIDKLAADYNITNRNRIKPTIAEATRAILRRDPERILLATAEHPDTVLLRHLCAQRDINITVLGAKILPYQAITLIKQRTTDSQS, from the coding sequence ATGACCACTCCCAATATTCAAAAACTCGATAAATACGGCTCAGGCAGTTACCTTGCCAGCGATGTAACAGTGCTACTCGATATCGTTGATAAAGACGCGGTTGCAGACGTGCCGGTTAGCAAAAAAGAAGCGCTTATTCAAAGTGGCCAGCGCCATTATTCAGACATGCTGACCTTAGAGAAAGCACCGTCAGCCATGCATGAGCAATTATACGCGCAGGCATTAGAGCAAGGCACAAATAGAACCGCGACTGATATCGCTAATTTAGCGCATACGTTACACAATACTTTCGAGCAAACGGTTAGTGCTGAGCGCCCATTAATATTGGTCAGCTTAGTACGAGCAGGTTTGCCAGTTGGAGTATTATTACAACGTGCCCTATCAGATAATGAAAGGTCAGATGCCGATAGCGACTACTCTCTGCCCAGTGTGCATTACGGTATTAGCATCATCCGTGATCGTGGCCTTGATCCAGTCGCTTTACAGATGATATTACACGCTTACCCAGACAGCCCCATCGTATTCGTTGATGGCTGGACAGGGAAAGGCGCTATTTATCAAGAGCTTGCTCATAGCTTAGAAGTCTTTAGTGACCCTAGCCATCCCAATTTTGCCAATATTTTTCATCAAGGAAAAGACGCCATCCCGCTACTTACACTCGCTGATCCAGCGGGCGTAGCATGGCTAGCTGCTAGTGAAGAAGACTGGTTGATCCCATCAGGTTTATTAAATAGCACGGTGTCGGGATTGATTTCACGTAGTCTTTATACTGAGCCGCAATCAGGTCTACATCGCAGTGTTTTTTATGATAATTTAGTAGAAGCAGATCATAGCTTAGCGTTTATCGATCATATTGATACAGCACGACGTGCATTAACGATACCTTTGCAACGTTTGCCAACATTTAAGCAGCCGCGCTATCAGACTGCTGATTTAATAGATAAGCTAGCTGCAGACTACAATATCACCAATCGTAACCGTATCAAGCCGACGATTGCAGAGGCGACACGCGCCATATTACGCCGCGATCCCGAGCGCATTCTACTGGCTACTGCCGAGCATCCCGATACCGTGTTATTGCGACATTTATGTGCGCAGCGAGATATTAATATTACTGTGTTAGGTGCTAAAATACTCCCCTATCAAGCCATCACTCTTATCAAGCAACGCACAACAGACAGCCAATCATAA
- a CDS encoding HpcH/HpaI aldolase/citrate lyase family protein, with the protein MSEKTSSLYNYTQSYEHLITERHAMIKPHTHHPYQLGASLYMPATRQDIWQVIKRDKLPTINSIIICLEDAVSHSDVELALERLQVLLHTWSAHVNSINEPTRQANLQSEQQSKQQNQQPTRPLVFVRPRNPAMLQQLADFAHIDLIDGFVMPKVDMYSLSNWRMACQNVSTDQLLMPTLETAALFNPHHNQELAIGFKEAFSQPVFALRIGGNDLFAALRLRRPKDSIVYDTPIGTLAYQLLGCFVPHGFYLSAPVFEYLDQPTLFMQELTRDVSLGLVGKTVIHPSQIALVQQAYCVPLSMLDEAQAILHSEAKAVFKYNNTMLEPATHRAWAHEVVNRAEVFGTINDGNSDYKARL; encoded by the coding sequence ATGTCAGAAAAAACGTCCAGCCTTTATAATTATACTCAGTCTTATGAACACCTGATCACTGAGCGTCATGCTATGATCAAGCCGCATACCCATCACCCTTATCAACTTGGCGCTAGCCTTTATATGCCAGCTACTCGCCAAGACATTTGGCAAGTCATTAAGCGTGACAAATTACCGACGATTAATAGCATTATCATTTGTTTAGAAGACGCGGTTAGCCATAGTGATGTTGAGTTGGCACTCGAGCGCTTGCAGGTACTGCTCCATACGTGGTCGGCACATGTTAATAGTATTAATGAGCCAACCAGACAAGCTAATCTTCAATCAGAGCAGCAATCAAAGCAGCAAAACCAGCAGCCGACGCGACCATTGGTCTTTGTACGTCCACGTAATCCGGCCATGCTACAGCAGCTAGCAGATTTTGCTCACATTGATCTGATTGATGGCTTCGTCATGCCTAAAGTCGATATGTATAGCTTATCCAATTGGCGTATGGCCTGTCAGAATGTAAGTACTGACCAGTTATTGATGCCGACCTTAGAGACTGCAGCCCTATTCAACCCGCATCATAATCAAGAGTTAGCGATTGGCTTTAAAGAAGCCTTTAGTCAGCCAGTCTTTGCCCTACGTATCGGTGGCAATGATCTGTTTGCCGCGCTGCGTTTGCGCCGTCCGAAAGACAGCATTGTCTACGATACTCCGATTGGTACTCTTGCCTATCAGTTACTTGGCTGTTTTGTACCGCATGGTTTTTATCTAAGCGCGCCAGTCTTTGAATATTTAGACCAGCCAACGCTATTTATGCAAGAGCTGACTCGCGATGTGAGCTTAGGTTTGGTCGGAAAAACCGTCATTCATCCAAGTCAGATTGCTTTGGTACAACAAGCTTACTGCGTGCCCCTTAGTATGCTAGATGAGGCGCAAGCGATACTCCATAGTGAAGCGAAAGCTGTATTTAAATATAATAATACGATGTTAGAGCCTGCCACACACCGTGCTTGGGCGCATGAAGTGGTCAATCGTGCAGAAGTGTTTGGTACGATTAACGATGGTAATAGTGACTATAAAGCGCGCTTATAA